One Coprobacter fastidiosus genomic window, AAAGCCTCCCAAAAAACAGATGCATCGTTTCGAAAAATCATATTGCTTTGCAGAGAATATTTCTTCATGTATATTATTGACATCTAAATTATTATTAAGACTTGCCTTATATTCGGGGGCAACCTTATGTTTTCTTTTCTTGATATAGATAATGTAGCTTAAGATCGCGATAGCAATAAGGGATAATAATATAATAATAGTTGCCCAATAATTATGTGTTTGTGATGTCTCTTGCGTATTGTTGGTTTGTATAAAACTTGTTGCAGGAATTGGCGGGTAGTCTAATTCGTAAATTTCTACATAAGATTTTCCCGATACCTCAGCTTCATGTATGACTAAATATAGTTTATTTAATTGTCGGGAGAAATATATATTGGTATATAAATATTGTAAATCAAATTTTTTGCCTATGGGGAGTGACATCTTTTCAAAATGGGGATTGTCTCTATTTATTTTTATTAATACTCCTCCTTCTTGGGTGCAGAATACATAAAAACAATTATTGGCTTTATCATAAATCATGTGTTCGCAAGGTTGGAATTCTCCTCCTTCTATTGGGGTGATATGTTGCCATAATCGGTGTACATTATAAGTCTTTAAATCAATAGCATATAAATCATAATAATTTTGTGGAGATAATTCTTGCCTTCCGGATGGGCATCCTCGTCCGCCAAAAACATACAAAGTATCATTGACTATCACTGAGGCACATGAATATCGTGGATCTATCTCTTTTAATATATATCTCTGTTGAGGCTTCGTATGGAACGGATAGCTGATCAAGAGTTCATTATTATAACGATAATGTCCATATCCTCCAAAACTAATCAGACTGGAATCTTCAGGGTTAAATACACAAGTATTGTTCCAATAATCATGGTCCTTTTGGGAGACTATATTATTGCCCCATCGATGGCTGATAGGGTTCAACGATGAGTATATGTTCTCATCCAAGTTATATGAGAGAAGTTGATTCTGATCAGGGATAAACACTAATTGATTAGGATAATTTGATGCTATTTCTCCTCCTTTTATAGAAATTGTATCTGTTTTCTTTTCTCCAAGATGGTACACATATAAATTATTTTTATCCGTAGCCATATAAAAAGTCCCTATATTAGGATCAAACGCTATAGAAAGAGATGAATCGAACGTCGCGGAATATAATTTGTTCCAAGTTATGTATTGGTCGATAATCCAATGAGGGTTATAGGTAGTCGCAGGTTTGTAAAATAGCTCGTCATAACAAGTATTTCTGTCATGATGACCCAATTTCCATCTTCGTATTTCTTCTTTCCCTCTGTTGATAGTTATGTCTTTGACATTGACTGATGCAACATCTGCTAAAGAAAAGTTTTCAAACGGACAATATCCAAAAGCGATTCGAACACTCTCGGTATCTTTCAATTCCGGAAATTTAATAAATGCGGAAGTCTTATCATAGATCAGGTTTATATCACCGGTCTTGGGGTCAATACTTATTGAGACGTTAACCCATACTCCTTTTTTTACATTCTCGTCAGAAAGAGGATGTACTGTTTTACCTGTGACTAAAATAGGGTAGCGCTTATCATTTTTATCAACGCTATATAATAAATCTATATTCTGATTATTGTTGGTTATTATTCGGAATATGCTACCAAAAACATTTTCTTCTCTTGTGAATATACTGAAACTTAAAGTGAGTTTCTTTTGGAAAGTTCTTATCGGATACCCATTTTCTAATACGACACTGGTAAATTCGTCTTTGGGGTATGGATATGTTCGAATATATAACCCATACTCTTTTGGAGATGCAGCAATCGCCGTACATATTGAAATAAACAAAAACGTTAATAAATTCAGTATGCTTTTCATAGATAAAACACAAGAAATATATGCAATTAAACAAAAGTAACTTTTCCTATAAATAAATACGAAAATTATCCGCGAATATTTTCTGCTTATTTCTATAAGAGCCTGTCGTACAACTTTATATAATAATAATATAATAGCAACAATTTTAGATACATAGCGTATTTATTAATGTTTTTTTAAGGAAAATATTAAGGTCGCAAGCATACTTTTATCTCGAAATAACTCCGCTCAAATATTGAATTACAATGCCTTGATTTCATTATTTTTTTCATTTATAAATTTAATCATGTATGAATAAACACATTTTAAATGCGTTCCTATTAGGAACAATTATCCTTTCTTGTAATGGTTTTACTTCGTGTAACGATGATGTTGATGAATTAAAATCTCGAATGTCTGTGGTAGAAATTGCCATTGATGATATTAAGTCGCAATTGCAGAATGCTCTTGTTACAGGTGCTAGTATAACGAAGGTAGAACAAAAAGACGACGGAAGTTGGAACATTACTTTAAGTAATGGGCAGACTATTGAAATTAAGAACCAGGCAGGAGGAGGTTCTAATATCTCTGTTGTAGTAACAGATACCAATGCAGTTATAACAATAGATGGTCAAGAATATATCCTTCCTTTAGGAGCATCTGTAAGTTCATTGGTATATGTCCCTGAAACATTGGATGGTATCGTAGAAATCGGAAATGACGGTGCGGTCGTAAAATTTTTAGTAAGACCTTCATTAAATAATCTGGATGGTGCTGAGTTCTCTATTGCCGAGTCACATGCGGTAACCCGTGCAGGAGATGGTGAGCAGTTTAAAGTAAATGGTCAGGCAACTTTGGATAACGGATTCATTTCTGTTCCTCTTAAGGCTTTAAACGTTGAGGCCGGAAATCATTATGCAATCTCTCTGCAAATGAATATGCGTGGAACAGTCATAGGATCTAATTATTTCAATGTGCATATTGCCGAGGATTTTTCTTTTATCGGTGAACAAATCGGTGGTTATGAAATAAAATCAGAATATAACCCTGCCAGTTTGGACGAAAATTATAGTGAAATGACTGTAAACGGTGTTACTCTATTAAAAAATTTGAATTTTAAGGACTTCTTCTCTCAATTACCGGAAAATGCAGAATTTAGAATTGCAGGTATAGATCAGCAGCCTGTCGGTGATGCGCAGAATAAATATACTCTGTTGGCAAACAGTTTGCAGAAAGATGGAACATGGGCATTTGCCGAAAGACCGGGAACAAGTTTTAATTCCAATCAAGACCGTCCCGGATTCTTGTTTAATATAGTATCCAATGATGTAGTAAAGGCCAAAATTTATTTGAAAATTATTGATGAATTGGCTGATGTTGATTTTAATGCAGGTTTAAAACAAGCTGAAGCAGAATGGGGAGGTCGTGAAAAATCGCTGTCATTAGGAGCACAGACTATTGATATTCAAGCTACATTTACTAACTATGAAAGTGATTATACAATAATTCATAGCGGAAAAGATGACTTCTTTGCAAAATGGTCAAGTATCGCTATTTCTACTCCTAATGAGGATAACATTATTTATTGCGACGGAACTAAATTAGTTTTAGGAGATTTGGGCGCAGAATATGCTGCGAAATCTCGTGGGATTTATTGGTTCTATCGCGGATTTGCAATTTATGTTCCTGAAACATTGGCCGTAGAAGATGGTAAATACATCGGGACAAATGGTAAATCTTATGCCGGAGGAGAAGGATATGATTATGATCTCTGGTTAGGCTCTTATAGTGAATATATCAATAATCCGACAACTTTCTATGATCCGGTTTCATCCTGGAATTTTAAGATTGATGAACAGACAGGTGTCATCACCCTTCCTGAAACATATACAGGCTATGGCTTCCGTATCGGTGTAGGTGCAGGATATGAATATGCTTATGGAGTCAAGAAGATAGGTGAAGCAGACCAATTCGGATTATTCTTCTTTAATCGTCGTTTGGCTCCGGAAGGTGCTACAATGCCGGCTCCTAAAGAATAATTTAATATTATTCGTCTAATTCTTTAAGAATCTAAAACATGAAACATAAAAGACTAATAATAGGAAGCCCATATTTATGGAAAACTATGATGATACTATTTCTTTTCTGTTCATCGCTTCCTTCTTTCGCTCAGAATAGAGCTCTACATGGTGTCGTCTTAGATACTTCTGGTGAACCGGTTATCGGGGCCAATGTGAGAGTGGATGGTAGTACTCGAGGTACTGTAACAGGCCTTAATGGAGAGTTTGATATAAATGTCTCAAATAATGAGAAACTTACCATATCGTTTATCGGTTATTTAGATGCCGTAATTTCTGTCGGTAATAAACGAAATATTAAGGTCATTTTGAAAGAGGATACCAAGACTTTGGATGAAGTGGTAGTGGTAGGATATGGAGTTCAAAAAAAAGCTACTTTAACAGGTGCCGTATCTGCCGTAACCAATAAAGAAATTACAGTTACCAAGAATGAGAACGTTGTCAATATGCTTACCGGTAAAATTCCGGGAGTCAGAATTTCTCAAAATAGTTCTCAACCCGGTGAGTTTGATAACACCATTGATATTCGTGGTATGGGAGAGCCATTAATTGTTGTTGATGGAATTCCAAGAGATAAGGCATATTTTTCACGTATGGATGCCAATGAGATAGAAAGCGTATCTGTTTTGAAAGATGCATCAGCTGCTATTTATGGTATCCGAGCTGCAAACGGTGTTATTTTGGTGACTACAAAACACGGTGATAGCTCCGATGGCAAGTTTAACATTACATTTTCTGCAAATTACGGATGGCAACAATTCTTATATGTCCCGGAAACAGCAAGTGCAGTAGATCATATGCTCCTTATCAATGAGAAAGGCTATAATTCATTCGACGGAAACTATCCTATCCGCACAACTCCCAAATATACTTGGGAGCAGATGATGGAATATAGTACAGGGAAAAAACAGAGTACAAATTGGACAAACGAGTTGTTTGACAGCAATGTACCTCAGGAACAATATAATATCAGTATGGATGGTGGCTCGGACAGGATCAAGTACTTCTTCAACTTGGGCTATTTGAAACAGGAAGGTTCATATAAAAGCGGTTCTTTGAATTACGATAGATGGAATTTCCGTTCAAATATAGATGCAAAGATCACTAACCGTTTGAAAGCTACCGTTGCTTTGAGTGGTTATATAGATGAAAAGAATCAACCGTTTACTGATATTTGGGCAGTATATAAGAAGGCATGGACATTCAGACCTACATCGTCTGCATGGGTTGACGGTGACCACAGTCTGCCAGCGTATGATGATGAAATGTTGGACAGTGAAAATCCGGTGGCTGCAACAAATAGCGAATTTACCGGCTATCGTAGAGAAAAGCGGTACAATTTTAATGGATCATTAGCTTTGAACTATGATATACCTGGCGTTAAAGGTTTGTCTGCAAAAGCATTCTACAGTTATGATTATTATACAACGAATAATACAGAATATCGTCGTACTTATAAACTGTATAATAGAGGGGGAGATGGCGAATTACAATCATTCATTAGAAATAGTGACAGTTATTTGCGTAGAAATACGGATCCAAGATATGGAACCGTACTGCAACTTTCTTTGAATTATGCGAATAAGTTCGGTGATCATAATGTAAGCGGTATGCTTTTGTTCGAGGAACAATATGATAATTGGGATAATTTTTATGCTCAGCGTGTGATGATGCTTGATGGAGATTATCTGATTTATGGTGAAGATGAAGAACAGGTCGGTTCAATGTCCGGTGCCGGTGATAAGACCAGAAAGGCTCTGGTTGGTAAATTCAATTATGACTATAAAGGTCGATACATGGTTGATTTTTCTTTCCGTTACGACGGAACATCAAGTTTCCCTAAAGAATCTCGTTGGGGATTCTTCCCTGCGATATCTGCCGGTTGGCGAATAAGCGAGGAACATTTTATAAAAGAGGCGGTGCCATTCTTGACCAATTTAAAGCTCCGTGCATCTTATGGTGAAATGGGAGATGACAGCGGTGCAAATACATATCCTCAGACGCAAATTGCCTATAATATCAATAAAGATCAGATAGGTTATTTTTATAATGGGAAATTTATGGCAGGTGTTTCTGCAACATCGATCCCTAATCCGAAACTGACATGGTATACAGCTAAAACATATAATTTGGGATTGGATTTTGACTTATGGAGTCAGAAACTTACCGGTACATTGGAATTATTTAAACGTAAACGTGAAGGCTTGTTAGCTACGTCATCGGCTGTTATTCCAGGTACTGTGGGAGCCTCTATGCCTCAAGAAAATATCAATAGTGACGAAACTTTCGGTTGGGAAATCAGTTTGGGACACCATAACCGTGTAGCAAATATCGATTATTGGGTAAATACTCAGATTTCAGCAACTAAGAATCGTTGGGATTATCACTTGGACAGTCAAGCCGGTAACTCGATGGAGAATTGGTACCGTTCCGATGTATCAGGACGTAATAAGGATATTTGGTTTACATACGAAGAAGGCGGGCGCTTTACAAGTTATGAAGAAATTCGGTATCATGGAACGACCGGTGCGAATTATAACCAAGGAACATTGCCGGGTGACTATTGGTATAAAGACTGGAATGAAGACGGTATCGTAAATGATGCGGACAGACATCCTGTAGCCACATTTAATCTGCCGGTTTTCAACTATGGTATTTCTATGGGAGCATCATGGAAAGGCATTGACCTATCAATGAATTGGCAAGGTGCTGCAGGTGTATATAATTCGTATAATGAAGTGTTTACAGAAGTCGGACCATTCAACGGTGGTGCAGTCCTTGACATGTATAAGGACCGTTGGCATACAGTAAATGTCAATGATGATCCGTGGAATCCTAATACTCAATGGGTAGAAGGATTGTATCCGGCTACGGGACATAGCTTTAACACAGGTTCGACAGGTATACACAATACATCTTATATACGTCTGAAAACACTCGAACTCGGCTATACTTTCCCTAAAGTATGGATGAATAAGATCGGAGTAAAAAATCTGAGAGTATATGTAAATGCATATAACTTGTTAACCTTTAGCGGATTGGATAATATCGACCCTGAACGACCCGGATATCAAGGGGGAAGTAATAGTGGTAGTAGCAGTGGTATCCTTTACTATAATTATCCTGTAAATCGTACATTTAATATTGGTGCGACTATTAAATTCTAATCAAAGGAATAGCATATGAAAACTTTTAAATATTTATTTATATTAGCCGCTTTGGGAGTCTCGATTACTTCTTGTAATGATCTGGAGCTGGAACCAAAAGGATTACTATACGAAAATGTTTTGTTTCAGTCAGACAATGGTATAAAGAAATATATGGCCCTTATATACCAAGATTTGCCTATTGAAGACTTCAATTATAAACAAAATGGTGATGAAAAAGGCTTTGCGACAGTCAATCAAGGAGGTTGGCATACCGGTAATAAATGGCAAGCCCAAAAAGGTAGCCCGGCTGCCGCTGGAGCAGAAGCTGCCGGTCGCGATCCTTCATATGGTGATGGTTGGGGATATTGGCCTTATGACAGAATCCGTGATATCAATAATTTCATAGAGAAACTTCCTGAATATCGTAGCTATTATACAGAAGAAGATTACAATGCGTATATAGGAGAAGCACGTTTCTTACGCGCTTTCTACTATTTCGGTATCGTAAAAAGATATGGAGGAGTCCCTATTGTAGATAAAGTATTGGATCCAAGTGCTCCGACGGCTGAACTCCAACAGCCGAGAGATACCGAATACGATTGCTGGAAGTTTATCTACAATGATTTGTTATATGCAATGAATAATGCATCTGCATCCAAAGCTGAAATCGGTAGAGCAAATCGGTATGCTGCAGCGGCATTAATGTCAAGAGCGATGTTATATGCCGGAACAATTGCCAAATACGGAGGTTATGTCGGGACGACAGGTCCTGCAGTTACTGCAGGATTGATGGGAATCCCGTCGGACAAAGCGGCAGAGTTTTTCCAATATGCCTATGATGCTTGTGTGTTCTTGAAAAAAGCCGGTTTTACATTGCATACCGGGTCTGATAAGGAAAAAGCTTATCTTGAAACTTTCTTGATAGACAATGAAGAAGATATCTTTGTTAAACAGTATGGACCCAAGACGACTACTCCGGCAAACACGAGCTTGTTTCATTCTTGGGATACTATGATTTTACCGAGAGGTGAAGGTCTGGCCAGTGATGTCGGATGTGCTTTACAACCGGTTTGGGAAATGATAGGTTTATATGAAATGCCGGCAATAAAAGATGCAGAAGGTAAACCGATTCGCTTCAATAGTGTCGATGAATTGTGGAATACAGACGAGATGGAAGCTCGTTGCCGTGCCAATTTCTTCTTTCCTGGCATGACCGAGTCTGTTTCCGGGGTTAGCATTGACATACGGGGTGGTGTATATAAGGAATATCCGGGTTTGGCAAGTGATGGAGAGTCTGAAATTCCCGGAAGTATTAACGATTATACTGACACTTACAGAGTAAGGGCAGCAAGTCCCGGTGAAACTCAAGTCATTAACGGACAATCTGTTCAAGTAAGTGGGAAGCATGGATTGGCCGAAGGAACCGGTGATGAAGGATATTCCCGTACAGGTGCGTTTATACGCAAATATGTCAATTATAATGCTGACGCATCGAGTAGAGTTCTGCATGGAAGTTCTCAGTCATGGAAAGTATTCCGTTACGGAGAGATTCTGTTGAATTGGGCAGAAGCCGCTTATGAACTTGGACTCATCAAGAATGATAATAACCTAAAACGAGAAGCGTTTGATCATATCAACGAAATTCGTGATAGAGCCGGTGCCCATCGCCATGATATGGTAGAAAGTCCGCAAGATATAGGTTCTGAAATTTATGGTTTCCCTATCGATGAGAATCTTCAGTATATCCGTGATGAGCGTGCTCGTGAATTATGTTATGAGAACCATCGTATTTTCGACTTACGTCGTTGGAGAGTTGCGGATATCATGTTCCAGAATGGTATGTATACTCACACATTATTGCCATATTATGTAATGGACGAAAATAAGTGGATTTTCTTGAATGAAGTGGAACGTGAAGGACGTAAAGTAACGTTTGAAAAACGTTGGTACTATGAACAGATTCCAAGTGGTGAAATCGGAAAGAATCCAAATTTGATCCGCAATGATGGTTATTAATTTCAAACCTATATAAACGATCACAATATGAAAAAGACAATATATAGTATTCTGTTTGTTGCATCCGTGTTAGCAAGTTCTTCATGCATGAAAGTAGATAACTTTGATGCCCCTGAAGCTCATGTAACCGGCCGTATCATAGATAGTACTACAGGTGAAAATATTTTGGCAGACCAGGGCGAATGCAGAGTCCGTATCTGGGAGAAAAGTTTCAGCCTGAATCCTGCAAATCAGGATATTCCTGTGAAACAAGATGGTACATATAATAATTCAAAATTATTTTCCGGAACATACGATGTCGTTCCGGAAGGAGCCTGGTGGCCTTGTGATACTATCCGTGTCGGGATTGGAAAGAAAACGGTAACTCAGAATTTTGAGGTAACTCCCTATCTGAAGTTAATAGATTTTCAAGTGAATCTGGAAGGCGAAAATCTTACGATGTCCTGCCGTCTGGATGCACCTATAACCGAGGGATTGCCACAAATAATGGAAGTCCGTCCATATTTGAGCTTAAATCAGTTCTGTGGAGCATCCAACTGCATTAACTATTATAATACCAATGATTTTAGAGTTAATGTGATGAAATCATGGGACAAGATCGAAAAAGAGGGAGATGGCAGAACTATTCCATTTGAGGTTACTGTTCCTGTAAAACGCGGATATATTTACTTTGTTCGTATGGGAGCAAAAGTTAAGGATTCGTTTGAAAAACATAACTATACCGAAATAGTAAAGGTCGAAGTGCCTCAGTAATAGACATATTAAAGTTAATAAAATTCGATTCGGGAAAGGAGAAATCTTTTCCCGAACGTAAAAAAAACGAATAGTTGCTTATGAAATTGAAATATAATTTATACATATTTTGGGCTGTAATAGGCTTGTGCTGTATTTCTTGTAGTAATAAAGATGATGACCATATCCCTCCTGCCATTCAAGAACCGGAAAAACCGGCAGCTCCTGAAATCTATAATGATTTAGGATTTACACCCCACGTAGATGGAGAACCCTTCAATACTTATCGCGGGTTGGTTATGGCCGGATATCAAGGATGGTTTGGCGCTCCCGGTGATGGATGTCCGCACAGTGACCATTCCAATACCGCATGGTACCATTATCGTGAAAACGACCGCTTTGAACCCGGAGTTTTGAGAAATTCAATTGATTTTTGGCCAGATATGAGTGAGTATGAAACTCAATATACTCCCGGCAAATTTATTCTTCCTAATGGTGAAAAAGCGACAGTATTCAGCTCTTATGATGAATCTACCGTTATGTTACATTTTAAATGGATGAAGGATTACGGATTAGATGGTGTCTTTATGCAGCGATTCGTAGGTGAAGTTATAAATAATCCTGACGGAAAAGCACATTTCAATAAAGTACTGGCTTCTGCAATGAAAGCGTCAAATCAGTATCAGCGTGCTATTTGTGTCATGTATGATTTGGGAGGATTTATGTCTGATAATACTCGTAATGCAGATGCTGTTTTGGCCGATGCACAGGAAATATTGGATACATATCGATTGAAAGACAGGAATGTGCAGAAATACTATTTGTATGAAAACGAGAAACCGCTGATCGTATTATGGGGCGTCGGATTTAACGATAATCGTCCTTATAACATGAATGATGTAGAGCAACTGATGAATGGACTGAAGGAAAAAGGTTTCAGTATCATGTTGGGAGTTCCGACTTATTGGAGAGAAAGAAGAAATGATGCAATACCAGATGCCAAACTACATGACCTTATCAAGATGGCTGATGTGATTATGCCTTGGTTTGTCGGAAGGTATGGGAAAAGTGATTATTCTAACTTCCATAATTTGATTCAGCAAGATATTGCATGGTGTAAAGAAAATAATGTAGCCTATGCTCCTTTATGTTTTCCAGGCTCTTCAGACCGTAATATGCACCCGAATAATTCGATTAATCCGCGTTACGGAGGCCAATTCTTGTGGGATCAGATGTATTTCTGTATCAAGTCCGGTGCGCAAATGTTGTATATTGCCATGTTCGATGAAATAGACGAAGGTACAGCTATTTTCAAATGCTTGAATGAAAGTGATGTGCCAAGCAATGAAGCTGAAGACGATTATTATGTTGTATATCAAAATAATAGTTATCGCATGACTCAATCTAAGGTAGAAGTGACCGGGGCTAATGAATGGTGTCAGTTGGCTAAGGATCTAAAGGTTAAATTTCAGGGAGTGGAAGACGGGCTTCCGACAGACCATTATTTATGGCTTACCGGGCAAGGTCGCAAGATGCTTAGAGGAGAGGTTCCTTTGAAGTCATCCTGGCCGGCAAGATAAATCTGTGTATTTGTCCTACTGCTTGGTTTCTATGATCAGGCAGTAGAACAAATCAAGTTAAAAAATAAATAGTCGATTGTTGTTCTAAATCTGTAATATAATTGATTGATGATATATTCTGTTACTAAAAAATATTGTAGTCTCAAGACATGTAGAATCCGGATAAGCATATTCCTTTTATTTAATGGTTTTGTATTAAGTTTGTCTGCATCTCCCAAGCATGCAGCAGATACAAATTATCCGTCTTATCACGGACTTGTTATGGCCGGGTATCAAGGATGGTTCCATAAACCGGAAAAAGGAATGATGTATCCTGATGAGAAGAATGTGCGAATTGACATGTGGCCTGATGTAAGTGAATATCCAGAAACTTATCCAACAGGTCTGAAACATGCCGACGGTTCTACTGCACGATTCTTTTGTTCTTCCGACGAGAGTACTGTAGACCTCCATTTCCGTTGGATGAAAGAGTATGGAATAGACGGTGTCTTTATGCAGCGTTTCTTCAACGCTGCCCGTAAAGATAACACAAAAGGGAATGCTGTTATCAGTCATGCCTTTAAAGCAGCTTCCAAGTATAACCGCGCAATCGGCATCATGTATGATTTGTCAGGGCTGAAAGCTCATGGTGAGGATTGTTCATCTTTGATTGAAGACTGGAAATTCTTAGTCGATTCTTTAAAAGTTACAAATCAGGACGGAGCTCATACTTATATTTTCCATAATGGAAAGCCATTGGTTACAATTTGGGGAGTAGGTTTTCCTGACAGACCTTACGATATTCGGGACATCGGCCTGAAACGTTTTATAGATTTTTTATGTAATGATCCCGAGTATGGAGGATGCAGCATTATGTTGGGAGTACCTACCTATTGGCGTGAACTTGGTGCCGACTGTGTGCATGATCCTTATTTGCATGAAATTATCCGCGAAGCAGATTTAATTATGCCTTGGATGGTACAAAGATTTACTCCTTTGTTGCATAATGACATGGATCGTTATCGCGATGTTATACTGCGTGATATGTCATGGTGTAAGGAGAACGGTATAGAATACGTTCCTTGTGTTACACCCGGATTCAGTTGGCATAATTTAAGTCGATATGCATTTCCGGACGACGTTAAACCATCCGGTTCAATACCTCGCCAAGGTGGTCGTTTTTATTGGCAGCAGATCTCTACGGCCATAAACTGCGGTGCCAGAATGCTGTATATAGCTATGTTCGATGAAGTGAATGAGGGCACGGCTATCTTTAAATGTACTGATAATCCACCGGTAGGCAAGAATATTCAATTTGTGGGAATGGACAATATGCCTTCTGATCACTATTTATGGTTGACAGGAGAGGCTTCGTTAATTCTCAAGGGGAAGAAATCCTTGACATTTACATTGCCCAAGCGTCCGCATTAAAACTGATTGTTTGACTTTTGAATATAAAGAAATAATGAAGAATAATATTCTATATCTCATAATGTGTTTGATCTTTACAGGATGTGGAACATCCCGTAAAGATATGATATGCCAAATAAGGAATGGGGGCGTAAAAGGGTGAGTTCCTCCGTCAATTCATTGATATTTGTTTCATGA contains:
- a CDS encoding DUF3823 domain-containing protein; this encodes MKKTIYSILFVASVLASSSCMKVDNFDAPEAHVTGRIIDSTTGENILADQGECRVRIWEKSFSLNPANQDIPVKQDGTYNNSKLFSGTYDVVPEGAWWPCDTIRVGIGKKTVTQNFEVTPYLKLIDFQVNLEGENLTMSCRLDAPITEGLPQIMEVRPYLSLNQFCGASNCINYYNTNDFRVNVMKSWDKIEKEGDGRTIPFEVTVPVKRGYIYFVRMGAKVKDSFEKHNYTEIVKVEVPQ
- a CDS encoding glycoside hydrolase family 71/99-like protein gives rise to the protein MKLKYNLYIFWAVIGLCCISCSNKDDDHIPPAIQEPEKPAAPEIYNDLGFTPHVDGEPFNTYRGLVMAGYQGWFGAPGDGCPHSDHSNTAWYHYRENDRFEPGVLRNSIDFWPDMSEYETQYTPGKFILPNGEKATVFSSYDESTVMLHFKWMKDYGLDGVFMQRFVGEVINNPDGKAHFNKVLASAMKASNQYQRAICVMYDLGGFMSDNTRNADAVLADAQEILDTYRLKDRNVQKYYLYENEKPLIVLWGVGFNDNRPYNMNDVEQLMNGLKEKGFSIMLGVPTYWRERRNDAIPDAKLHDLIKMADVIMPWFVGRYGKSDYSNFHNLIQQDIAWCKENNVAYAPLCFPGSSDRNMHPNNSINPRYGGQFLWDQMYFCIKSGAQMLYIAMFDEIDEGTAIFKCLNESDVPSNEAEDDYYVVYQNNSYRMTQSKVEVTGANEWCQLAKDLKVKFQGVEDGLPTDHYLWLTGQGRKMLRGEVPLKSSWPAR
- a CDS encoding glycoside hydrolase family 71/99-like protein; the protein is MIYSVTKKYCSLKTCRIRISIFLLFNGFVLSLSASPKHAADTNYPSYHGLVMAGYQGWFHKPEKGMMYPDEKNVRIDMWPDVSEYPETYPTGLKHADGSTARFFCSSDESTVDLHFRWMKEYGIDGVFMQRFFNAARKDNTKGNAVISHAFKAASKYNRAIGIMYDLSGLKAHGEDCSSLIEDWKFLVDSLKVTNQDGAHTYIFHNGKPLVTIWGVGFPDRPYDIRDIGLKRFIDFLCNDPEYGGCSIMLGVPTYWRELGADCVHDPYLHEIIREADLIMPWMVQRFTPLLHNDMDRYRDVILRDMSWCKENGIEYVPCVTPGFSWHNLSRYAFPDDVKPSGSIPRQGGRFYWQQISTAINCGARMLYIAMFDEVNEGTAIFKCTDNPPVGKNIQFVGMDNMPSDHYLWLTGEASLILKGKKSLTFTLPKRPH
- a CDS encoding RagB/SusD family nutrient uptake outer membrane protein, encoding MKTFKYLFILAALGVSITSCNDLELEPKGLLYENVLFQSDNGIKKYMALIYQDLPIEDFNYKQNGDEKGFATVNQGGWHTGNKWQAQKGSPAAAGAEAAGRDPSYGDGWGYWPYDRIRDINNFIEKLPEYRSYYTEEDYNAYIGEARFLRAFYYFGIVKRYGGVPIVDKVLDPSAPTAELQQPRDTEYDCWKFIYNDLLYAMNNASASKAEIGRANRYAAAALMSRAMLYAGTIAKYGGYVGTTGPAVTAGLMGIPSDKAAEFFQYAYDACVFLKKAGFTLHTGSDKEKAYLETFLIDNEEDIFVKQYGPKTTTPANTSLFHSWDTMILPRGEGLASDVGCALQPVWEMIGLYEMPAIKDAEGKPIRFNSVDELWNTDEMEARCRANFFFPGMTESVSGVSIDIRGGVYKEYPGLASDGESEIPGSINDYTDTYRVRAASPGETQVINGQSVQVSGKHGLAEGTGDEGYSRTGAFIRKYVNYNADASSRVLHGSSQSWKVFRYGEILLNWAEAAYELGLIKNDNNLKREAFDHINEIRDRAGAHRHDMVESPQDIGSEIYGFPIDENLQYIRDERARELCYENHRIFDLRRWRVADIMFQNGMYTHTLLPYYVMDENKWIFLNEVEREGRKVTFEKRWYYEQIPSGEIGKNPNLIRNDGY